One genomic region from Campylobacter concisus encodes:
- a CDS encoding DUF6803 family protein has translation MVMTHYMELLSLNQPYNLILYMVIPMGLAELLVAMEFFTMYHMDSGKNAGFKAISKFVGIVLGVYFTALVIYFMAKIYPSIKWRGYADVIAIYSYLIGVIPLLGIALLELNLIYKNASEKAKLKLHFCLLIFFLIVGHVAMIFGMVDPTITGYKANDGAMDMHMNMQMNMPADMPMHDHHKMMMQNMSDDNSTNMHMHH, from the coding sequence ATGGTAATGACACACTACATGGAGCTTTTATCGCTCAATCAACCTTACAATCTAATCCTCTACATGGTGATACCTATGGGGCTTGCGGAGCTTTTAGTGGCGATGGAGTTTTTTACGATGTATCACATGGATAGCGGAAAAAATGCTGGCTTTAAGGCTATTAGTAAATTTGTTGGCATAGTTCTTGGGGTCTATTTTACAGCTCTTGTGATCTATTTTATGGCAAAAATTTATCCAAGTATAAAATGGCGTGGATATGCCGATGTTATAGCTATCTACTCATATCTCATCGGCGTCATACCACTTCTTGGCATCGCGCTTTTAGAGCTAAATTTGATCTACAAAAACGCAAGCGAAAAGGCAAAGCTAAAGCTTCATTTTTGCCTACTCATATTTTTCTTGATCGTCGGACACGTCGCTATGATATTTGGCATGGTTGATCCTACCATAACAGGCTACAAGGCTAATGATGGCGCGATGGATATGCATATGAATATGCAAATGAACATGCCAGCAGATATGCCGATGCACGATCACCACAAGATGATGATGCAAAATATGAGCGATGATAACTCAACTAATATGCATATGCACCACTAA
- a CDS encoding MqnA/MqnD/SBP family protein translates to MIFGKIDYLNLLPFHVFLKSAPLSSQIKKAIEFKKGVPSKLNRALNARKIDAAVISSIASKKANLKKLNFGIVAKNDVKSVLVRKNSAPKPDPASASSNALSKVLRLNGEVIIGDRALKAYLSDGKECFYDLGQIWHEKTNLPFVFGRFSYVKNGSFYKRLVAKFLQKNVKIPNYILAQYAKSRDISEQDIKWYLKFISYKIGPKEQKSLRKFFKENRLLKAAKRIKFL, encoded by the coding sequence ATGATATTTGGAAAGATTGATTATCTAAATTTACTCCCATTTCACGTATTTTTAAAATCAGCTCCACTAAGCTCTCAGATAAAAAAGGCGATCGAGTTTAAAAAGGGTGTGCCAAGCAAGCTAAATAGAGCCCTAAACGCTAGAAAGATCGACGCTGCGGTGATCTCAAGCATAGCTAGCAAAAAGGCAAATTTAAAGAAGCTAAATTTTGGAATAGTCGCTAAAAACGATGTAAAAAGCGTGCTTGTGCGCAAAAACTCAGCCCCAAAACCAGATCCTGCCTCAGCTAGCTCGAACGCCCTATCTAAGGTGCTTCGTCTAAATGGCGAAGTGATCATAGGCGACAGGGCGCTAAAGGCATACTTAAGCGATGGCAAAGAGTGCTTTTACGACCTTGGTCAAATTTGGCACGAAAAGACAAATTTGCCCTTTGTTTTTGGTAGATTTTCTTACGTAAAAAATGGCTCGTTTTACAAAAGACTGGTTGCAAAATTTCTACAAAAAAATGTAAAAATTCCAAATTATATATTAGCTCAGTATGCCAAAAGCCGTGACATAAGCGAACAGGATATCAAGTGGTATTTGAAATTTATAAGCTACAAAATAGGCCCAAAAGAGCAAAAATCACTCAGAAAATTTTTTAAAGAAAATAGATTATTAAAAGCAGCAAAAAGAATTAAATTTTTATAG
- a CDS encoding barstar family protein gives MKIVILDTKKMLEKEKMHEYFAKKFDLPKYYGKNLDALFDCLCEINEPTLIKLKNENSLDNSTKESLTRLFRDVCNENELVKFELVKDEK, from the coding sequence ATGAAAATCGTGATCTTAGATACCAAAAAGATGCTCGAAAAAGAAAAGATGCATGAGTATTTTGCCAAGAAATTTGACCTGCCAAAGTACTACGGCAAAAATTTAGACGCACTTTTTGACTGCCTTTGCGAGATAAATGAGCCAACGCTTATAAAGCTAAAAAATGAAAATTCTTTGGATAATAGTACAAAAGAGAGCTTGACTCGGCTATTTCGTGATGTTTGTAACGAAAATGAGCTAGTTAAATTTGAGCTTGTAAAAGATGAAAAATGA
- a CDS encoding ribonuclease domain-containing protein, whose translation MNKRLLPALVAFVIAVIVGTFFFSNNGSEANKNAQILLEQLNKEGQKSQSLTENGSYTSKDEVALYIYKFNKLPKNFITKKEALDLGWDAKSGNLWQISGGKSIGGDRFSNREKRLPDADGRKWFECDVNYNGGRRGAERILYSNDGLIYYTPDHYEHFYLLYEKRMQ comes from the coding sequence TTGAACAAAAGACTTTTGCCAGCCTTAGTCGCCTTTGTAATAGCCGTAATTGTTGGTACTTTCTTTTTCTCAAATAATGGTAGTGAGGCAAATAAAAACGCTCAAATTTTACTTGAGCAGCTAAACAAGGAGGGACAAAAAAGCCAGAGCCTTACAGAAAATGGCTCATACACCTCAAAAGATGAGGTCGCACTTTATATCTATAAATTTAACAAACTACCAAAGAATTTCATAACCAAAAAAGAAGCACTTGACCTTGGCTGGGATGCAAAAAGCGGAAATTTATGGCAGATAAGCGGTGGCAAAAGTATCGGCGGAGATAGATTTTCAAACAGAGAAAAGAGGCTGCCAGATGCTGATGGTAGAAAGTGGTTTGAGTGCGATGTAAATTATAATGGTGGCAGGCGCGGTGCTGAGAGAATTTTATACTCAAACGACGGGCTTATCTACTACACGCCCGATCACTACGAGCATTTTTACCTGCTTTATGAGAAGAGGATGCAATGA